The Juglans microcarpa x Juglans regia isolate MS1-56 chromosome 2S, Jm3101_v1.0, whole genome shotgun sequence genome has a window encoding:
- the LOC121253444 gene encoding uncharacterized protein LOC121253444: protein MICILWVILFLKLRIANYLNSWDVDFILQRVGPENLDGILEDISKTKPGLDVLIWTNNDNGLFSTKSGWDCVRIRGGTLEGHSWMWHNNLPLKMPINMWKAWYMALSVDHHLRRIGIPIISRCDCCANGHYKDQNHVLFATEIASTVWHYFGASLGIPNGQNWKDTMQTWFCREKLSSQPMFTPIQRCKAIAWQRPLAGWVKLNTDGSNLGSNNQAKLLALLNGLQVCKSLSFNYVEIELDSLTIISWWSKRCRVWYLEDF, encoded by the exons ATGATATGCATATTGTGGGTCATCCTCTTCTTAAAGTTAAGGATTGCAAATTATCTtaatagttgggatgtggatttTATTCTCCAGCGAGTGGGCCCGGAAAACCTTGATGGTATCTTAGAGGATATTTCTAAGACTAAACCAGGTTTGGATGTGTTGATCTGGACCAATAATGATAATGGCCTGTTTTCCACCAAGTCAGGTTGGGATTGTGTTCGTATTAGGGGTGGCACTCTTGAAGGGCATTCTTGGATGTGGCATAACAATCTTCCTCTTAAAATGCCCATCAATATGTGGAAAGCTTGGTATATGGCTTTGAGTGTGGATCATCATCTTCGCCGTATTGGCATTCCTATTATttctcgttgtgattgttgtgctaACGGTCACTATAAAGACCAGAATCATGTTTTGTTTGCAACTGAAATTGCTAGCACTGTTTGGCACTATTTTGGTGCTAGCCTTGGTATTCCGAATGGCCAAAACTGGAAAGACACGATGCAGACTTGGTTTTGCCGTGAGAAATTATCGTCTCAA CCTATGTTCACTCCCATCCAGCGTTGCAAAGCTATTGCTTGGCAGCGGCCTCTGGCGGGTTGGGTTAAACTGAACACAGATGGTAGTAATTTGG GCTCTAATAATCAAGCAAAACTTTTAGCTCTCCTTAATGGGCTCCAAGTTTGTAAATCTTTATCTTTCAATTATGTGgaaattgaacttgattctcTGACTATTATTTCTTGGTGGAGTAAAAGATGTAGGGTGTGGTACCTAGAGGATTTCTAG